A genomic region of Gossypium hirsutum isolate 1008001.06 chromosome D01, Gossypium_hirsutum_v2.1, whole genome shotgun sequence contains the following coding sequences:
- the LOC121213608 gene encoding uncharacterized protein codes for MTLEAAEVMEKLKDKKAEYEAIASSDSSVHIDVIDNRIITEVLGPERYGRVRFQGSFVNPSQFFGSSSQQYMPSGSRAEAKVQRLRDQMARMQATTIEQITQLKAEATSREAEVQKRYEELQLQLKADAAAREAEVQRKYEELQQQLKVDAAAREAEAAAREVQAKAREAEAVNGEVKIRWCAGAWNHSQIIK; via the exons atgacTCTTGAAGCTGCAGAagttatg gaaaaattaaaggataaaaaggcggagtacgaagcgattgcttccagtgatagttctgttcatattgacgtcattgataaccggattatcactgaagttttgggtcctgaaaggtatggtcgggttcgatttcaaggatcttttgttaacccatcccAATTTTTTGGATCTAGCTCGCAACAATATATGCCTTCGGGGAGTCGAGCCGAAGctaaagttcagaggttaagagaccagatggctcgTATGCAAGCGACAACAATTGAacaaattacacaacttaaagcggaggcaacatcgagagaagctgaggttcaaaaaagatatgaagaactccagctacaactgaaagcagatgcagcagcgagagaagctgaggttcaacgaaagtatgaagaactccagcagcagcttaaaGTAGATGCGGCAGCAAGAGaagcagaggcggcagcgagAGAAGTACAGGCtaaagcgagggaagcagaggct GTAAACGGTGAGGTTAAGATTAGATGGTGTGCGGGAGCTTGGAATCATTCACAGataattaaataa